The following are encoded together in the bacterium genome:
- a CDS encoding VWA domain-containing protein produces MSEERPPGSDQNQDPARFDPWSGSQYGGARFFAVSTVVHVVLLLVLAGISLTVIRSVQTIPVKIEEVGIESDGAPSLEDYAGLLEVTKAPRRDAQRPQGPVVRNVQAPRVPSLASIGPKLGTGPKVDLDSAALSLGGGGVGGLGGSFGDYVGGLRKTGLDLVLVIDTTESMQFVIDEVKQHAASLVKAIQRMVPTSRVGVVVYRDQGDEYVTKWSDLSFKTDKLTSFISTISASGGGDWEEAVLEGVDAAMKELSWRKKSKKIIIVIGGSPPHPEDVKPLEALIGEFRRDGGTLSTIDVTDHLHLEFSRAMWKSLHGDKPFEAPPKPEFYADVTRIYGDLAKEGGGDLVRLDDDKKLIRDVLVLTFGTRWKEEMAAHLKELS; encoded by the coding sequence ATGAGCGAGGAGCGCCCGCCCGGCTCCGACCAGAACCAGGATCCCGCCCGGTTCGATCCCTGGTCGGGGAGCCAGTACGGCGGGGCGCGTTTCTTCGCCGTCTCCACCGTGGTGCACGTCGTCCTGCTCCTGGTGCTCGCCGGCATCTCGCTGACCGTCATCCGCAGCGTCCAGACCATCCCGGTGAAGATCGAGGAGGTCGGCATCGAGAGCGACGGCGCGCCGTCGCTCGAGGACTACGCCGGTCTCCTGGAGGTGACGAAAGCGCCGCGGCGCGACGCGCAGCGGCCGCAGGGCCCCGTGGTGCGCAACGTCCAGGCGCCGCGGGTGCCGTCGCTCGCCAGCATCGGGCCCAAGCTGGGGACCGGGCCCAAGGTCGACCTCGACAGCGCCGCGCTGTCGCTCGGCGGCGGCGGCGTCGGCGGCCTCGGCGGCAGTTTCGGCGACTACGTCGGCGGGCTGCGCAAGACCGGCCTCGACCTGGTGTTGGTGATCGACACCACCGAGAGCATGCAGTTCGTCATCGACGAGGTGAAGCAGCACGCCGCCTCGCTGGTGAAGGCCATCCAGCGCATGGTGCCGACCAGCCGCGTCGGCGTCGTGGTGTACCGCGACCAGGGCGACGAGTACGTCACCAAGTGGTCGGACCTGAGCTTCAAGACCGACAAGCTCACCAGCTTCATCTCCACCATCAGCGCCTCCGGCGGCGGCGATTGGGAGGAGGCGGTGCTCGAAGGCGTCGACGCCGCGATGAAGGAACTGAGCTGGCGCAAGAAGTCGAAGAAGATCATCATCGTCATCGGCGGCTCGCCGCCGCATCCCGAGGACGTCAAGCCGCTCGAGGCGCTGATCGGCGAGTTCCGCCGCGATGGCGGCACGCTCAGCACCATCGACGTCACCGACCATCTGCACCTCGAGTTCAGCCGCGCCATGTGGAAGTCGCTGCACGGCGACAAGCCCTTCGAGGCGCCGCCCAAGCCGGAATTCTATGCCGACGTAACGCGCATCTACGGCGACCTCGCCAAGGAGGGCGGCGGCGACCTCGTGCGCCTCGACGACGACAAGAAGCTCATCCGCGACGTGCTCGTGCTCACCTTCGGCACGCGCTGGAAGGAAGAGATGGCCGCGCACCTCAAGGAGCTCTCCTAG
- a CDS encoding trypsin-like peptidase domain-containing protein: protein MMRRSRIIAGAGLAALGFLCGLGWNALSPAVGVATRSGRLASAPGSLTEAERATVDLFQRAAPSVVFITSLELRRNVFRFDVTQIPRGTGSGFIWDTRGNIVTNFHVIQGADAARVTLADQTSWEAKLVGAAPEKDLAVLHIDAPAAQLQALPLGAASELLVGQQVLAIGNPFGLDHTLTTGVISALGREIGSLADVPIRDVIQTDAAINPGNSGGPLLDSSGRLIGVNTAIYSPSGAYAGVGFAIPVDTVQWVVPDLIQHGRVMRPTLGVQLASAQVARQLGIRGALILDVSGRAARAGLQPTRRDERGRLILGDVITAIDGQEVKSSGDVLLLLEQHDVGDSVRITVARGGRTRDVAVVLQAPSAGRERGERAE, encoded by the coding sequence ATCATGCGACGGTCACGGATCATCGCCGGCGCCGGACTGGCGGCGCTCGGCTTTCTCTGCGGTCTGGGCTGGAATGCCCTCAGCCCCGCGGTCGGCGTCGCCACCCGCAGCGGCCGCCTGGCGAGCGCGCCCGGCAGTCTCACCGAGGCCGAGCGGGCCACCGTCGACCTCTTCCAGCGCGCCGCGCCGTCGGTGGTGTTCATCACCTCGCTGGAGCTGCGCCGCAACGTCTTCCGCTTCGACGTGACGCAGATTCCGCGCGGCACCGGCTCCGGCTTCATCTGGGACACCCGCGGCAACATCGTCACCAACTTCCACGTCATCCAGGGCGCCGACGCGGCGCGGGTGACGCTCGCCGACCAGACCTCCTGGGAGGCCAAGCTGGTCGGCGCCGCGCCGGAGAAGGACCTGGCCGTGCTCCACATCGACGCCCCCGCCGCGCAACTGCAGGCCCTGCCCCTGGGAGCCGCGAGCGAGCTGCTGGTCGGCCAGCAGGTGTTGGCGATCGGCAATCCCTTCGGGCTCGACCACACGTTGACCACCGGTGTGATCAGCGCCCTGGGACGCGAGATCGGCTCGCTGGCGGACGTCCCGATCCGCGACGTCATCCAGACCGACGCGGCGATCAACCCCGGAAACTCCGGCGGGCCGCTGCTCGACAGCAGCGGCCGACTGATCGGCGTCAACACCGCCATCTACAGCCCCTCCGGCGCCTACGCCGGGGTCGGCTTCGCGATCCCGGTCGACACCGTCCAGTGGGTGGTGCCGGATCTCATCCAGCACGGGCGGGTGATGCGGCCGACGCTCGGCGTGCAACTGGCGAGCGCCCAGGTGGCGCGGCAGCTCGGCATCCGCGGGGCGCTGATCCTCGACGTCAGCGGCCGGGCGGCGCGCGCCGGTCTCCAGCCCACCCGGCGCGACGAGCGCGGGCGGCTGATCCTCGGCGACGTCATCACCGCGATCGACGGCCAGGAGGTCAAGTCGTCCGGCGACGTGCTGCTCCTCCTCGAGCAGCACGACGTCGGCGACAGCGTGCGGATCACCGTCGCGCGCGGCGGCAGGACACGCGACGTCGCGGTCGTCCTGCAGGCGCCCAGCGCGGGACGCGAACGCGGCGAGCGCGCGGAGTAG
- a CDS encoding methyltransferase domain-containing protein, whose amino-acid sequence MSSHRDTIVDQFTRQAVPFATAAPIRDAAAIQLIVDTAGTTADDTVLDVACGPGLVACAFARTARQVTGIDLTPAMLAHARGLAAEQGLGNVTFEQGDALPLPYAEASFSIVVSRFAFHHFQDPAAALAEMRRVCRPGGRVVVADLTASPDPAKAAAFHRMETLRDPSHARALTLDELRGLFHAAGFPPPREAFWSMEVDVEDLLQRSFPVDGSEATIRQMFRESIPGDAMGLATRREADRVRFTYRNVVLAGAR is encoded by the coding sequence ATGTCCTCGCACCGCGACACCATCGTCGACCAGTTCACCCGCCAGGCGGTCCCGTTCGCCACGGCGGCGCCGATCCGCGACGCGGCGGCGATCCAGTTGATCGTCGACACGGCGGGAACCACCGCTGACGACACCGTCCTCGACGTCGCCTGCGGTCCGGGCCTGGTCGCCTGCGCCTTCGCGCGCACCGCGCGGCAGGTCACCGGCATCGACCTCACGCCGGCGATGCTGGCGCACGCGCGGGGACTCGCCGCCGAGCAGGGACTGGGCAACGTCACCTTCGAGCAGGGGGACGCGCTGCCGCTGCCCTACGCCGAGGCGTCCTTCTCGATCGTCGTCTCGCGCTTCGCCTTTCATCACTTCCAGGATCCGGCGGCGGCGCTGGCGGAGATGCGGCGCGTCTGCCGGCCCGGCGGTCGGGTGGTGGTGGCCGACCTCACGGCGTCGCCGGATCCCGCCAAGGCCGCGGCGTTCCACCGCATGGAGACGCTGCGCGATCCGTCGCATGCGCGCGCGCTCACGCTCGACGAGCTGCGCGGGCTGTTTCACGCCGCCGGCTTCCCGCCGCCGCGGGAGGCGTTCTGGAGCATGGAGGTCGACGTCGAGGACCTCCTCCAGCGCTCGTTCCCGGTCGATGGCAGCGAGGCCACCATTCGGCAGATGTTCCGCGAATCGATCCCCGGCGATGCCATGGGGCTGGCCACCCGTCGCGAGGCGGATCGCGTGCGCTTCACCTACCGCAACGTCGTCCTGGCCGGGGCTCGCTGA
- a CDS encoding Hsp20/alpha crystallin family protein, whose product MPRFPFDSLSQLQAELDRFFGKPLVDSGLSGASVYPLVNVFTDANGMVVRAEVPGIPADKLSVQVEAGQLTISGERSMPASSGSLHRRERQFGRFSRTLQLPPEIDPEQVAAECRNGVLTVRLGKHAAAKPRQISVRAA is encoded by the coding sequence ATGCCGCGTTTCCCATTCGACTCGCTGTCGCAGCTACAGGCGGAGCTCGACCGCTTCTTCGGCAAACCGCTGGTCGACTCCGGCCTGAGCGGCGCCAGCGTCTACCCGCTGGTCAACGTGTTCACCGACGCGAATGGCATGGTGGTACGCGCCGAGGTTCCGGGCATTCCGGCGGACAAGCTGTCGGTGCAGGTCGAGGCGGGCCAGCTCACCATCAGCGGAGAGCGTTCGATGCCCGCGTCCTCCGGCAGCCTGCACCGGCGCGAGCGCCAGTTCGGACGCTTCTCGCGGACGCTCCAGTTGCCGCCGGAGATCGATCCCGAGCAGGTCGCGGCGGAGTGCCGGAACGGCGTCCTGACCGTTCGCCTTGGCAAGCATGCGGCCGCCAAGCCGCGGCAGATCTCGGTACGCGCCGCGTAG
- a CDS encoding MotA/TolQ/ExbB proton channel family protein has protein sequence MIQKGWMATYPLIVFSIVTVSIIFERLWALRNVVTETLQLSGGLTPSLEKGQVSEALQTARARVATPAGRIFTDVLSRHASDSLEYLADLTEEKRFEEVEALKGPLWVLGTVGASAPFIGLFGTVVGIIKAFHNMAVMGSGGFSVVAAGISEALVATGLGLAVAIIAVIFYNYFQTRIERVEAALTIASNRVLDAIHLGRQAHGAR, from the coding sequence ATGATCCAGAAGGGGTGGATGGCCACCTACCCGCTGATCGTCTTCTCGATCGTCACCGTGAGCATCATCTTCGAGCGCCTGTGGGCCCTGCGCAACGTCGTGACGGAGACCCTGCAGCTCTCGGGCGGCCTGACGCCGAGCCTCGAGAAGGGACAGGTGAGCGAGGCGCTGCAGACCGCGCGCGCCCGGGTGGCGACCCCGGCCGGGCGCATCTTCACCGACGTGTTGTCGCGGCACGCCAGCGATTCGCTGGAGTACCTGGCCGACCTCACCGAGGAGAAGCGGTTCGAGGAGGTCGAGGCGCTGAAGGGGCCGCTCTGGGTGCTCGGCACGGTGGGCGCCAGCGCGCCGTTCATCGGCCTGTTCGGCACCGTGGTCGGCATCATCAAGGCCTTCCACAACATGGCGGTGATGGGCAGCGGCGGCTTCTCGGTGGTCGCGGCCGGCATCTCGGAAGCGCTGGTCGCCACCGGGCTCGGCCTCGCCGTCGCCATCATCGCGGTCATCTTCTACAACTACTTCCAGACCCGCATCGAGCGCGTCGAAGCGGCCCTCACCATCGCCTCGAACCGCGTGCTCGACGCCATCCACCTCGGCCGCCAGGCGCATGGCGCTCGGTAG
- a CDS encoding biopolymer transporter ExbD, producing the protein MSEINITPLTDIFLVLLIIFMVSSAAMIDSGAKISLPEVDSTTAQPREITVTVTSAQEIYVNSQPTSMDQVEDVLRALISGKPDVPVVLEGDRQVLFGEAVKILSIAQKAGASQVAIAAQRSKSE; encoded by the coding sequence ATGTCGGAGATCAACATCACGCCGCTCACCGACATCTTCCTGGTGCTGCTGATCATCTTCATGGTCAGCAGCGCGGCGATGATCGACTCCGGCGCCAAGATCAGCCTGCCGGAGGTCGACAGCACCACCGCGCAGCCGCGCGAGATCACCGTGACGGTCACCTCGGCGCAGGAGATCTACGTCAACAGCCAGCCCACCTCGATGGACCAGGTCGAGGACGTGCTGCGCGCCCTCATCAGCGGCAAGCCGGACGTGCCGGTGGTGCTCGAGGGCGACCGCCAGGTGCTGTTCGGCGAGGCGGTGAAGATCCTCTCGATCGCGCAGAAGGCCGGCGCCTCGCAGGTCGCCATCGCCGCGCAGCGCAGCAAGTCGGAGTGA
- a CDS encoding Hsp20/alpha crystallin family protein produces the protein MASEQLTPREKQEVQGGEQTRPGRYYVPDVDIAEGEDGLWLYADMPGVEPDAVSVELHDNVLTVQGEVSPAPYEGLTPIYSEYRVGSFLRRFALSPRHRFDPARVSAKLIDGVLAVHLPRSEEAKPRRIPVSAG, from the coding sequence ATGGCAAGCGAACAGCTCACTCCCAGGGAGAAGCAGGAAGTGCAGGGCGGCGAACAGACCCGCCCCGGCCGCTACTACGTGCCGGACGTCGACATCGCCGAGGGCGAGGACGGGTTGTGGCTGTATGCCGACATGCCCGGCGTCGAGCCGGACGCGGTGTCGGTCGAGCTGCACGACAACGTCCTGACCGTGCAGGGCGAGGTGAGCCCGGCGCCGTACGAGGGGCTGACGCCGATCTACAGCGAGTACCGGGTCGGCTCCTTCCTGCGCCGCTTCGCGCTGTCGCCGCGCCACCGCTTCGATCCGGCGCGGGTGTCCGCGAAGCTGATCGACGGCGTCCTGGCGGTCCATCTGCCCCGGTCGGAAGAGGCCAAGCCACGGCGCATCCCGGTCAGCGCCGGCTGA